The Agrobacterium vitis sequence GATGGTTCTTGTTGGCATGTTTGCTGCCTGCTCTGCCTTGAGCAGCTGCACCAGCGGCCCGACCTATGGCACTGATAAGACGTCTATGGAACAATTGGTGGACGATGTTGGCTCGGCCGCCTCCATTGGCAGCAAGAAGAAGACGACAGACACGGCATATAACCCGCGCCCGGACCTTGTCCTGCCGCCCAAGGGTGAGACCGCGCAGCTGGTACAGCCGCAGCAGTCCCTGGCCAGCAAGGATAATCCGGATTGGGTCGAAAGCCCTGAGGACACCCGCACAAGGCTCGTGGCTGAAGCCGATGCCAACCGTGGCAACCAGAGCTATCGTTCGCCGCTTCTTGATGGCAATGGCACCAATGGCACGATGACCGAAACCCAGAAATGGCAAGCCTTCCGCGACGCCCGCAAGATCCAGAAGGGCGCCTATATCGACCAGCGCCGGGTTCTGTCCGATCCGCCGGCTTCCTACCGCGAAGTTGATCAGGCCAAGCTGGACGATCTGGGCGAACCAGAAGCCAAGAAGGAAAAACGTCGCCAGAAGGAAGCGGAAATGTCCAATTCCAATAAATCCTGGTGGATGCCTTTCCAATAAGGTCTGGTGTCTCCAAAACTTGGTGTTTTCAGCAAAAATATCAGGCAGGCCCGAAATGGCCTGCTTTTCTTTTGAGGTTTCTGCATGGATTTCTCCATCCGCAAGGCGCGTCCAGAGGACGTGCCGGTTATCCTTCGCTTCATCACCGATCTGGCGATTTTCGAAAAAGCCGAGCATGAGGTGAAGGCCACGGTCGAAAGCCTGCATGAATCGCTGTTTGGTGAAGGGGCCGTTGCCTTTGCCGCGATTTTGGAACAGCAGGCAACGCCTGTTGGTCACGCGATCTGGTTTTATAATTACTCGACCTGGCAGGCCCGCAAGGGGCTCTATCTCGAAGATCTCTACATCGATCCGGCCCATCGCGGCGGCGGTGCCGGGCGTGCCATGCTGCGCTATCTGGCAAAGCTTGCCGTGGATACCGGCTGCGGCCGGTTCGAATGGAGTGTGTTGGATTGGAACGAGCCAGCCATCCGGGTCTATGATTCTGTAGGTGCAGAGCCACAGACCGAATGGATCCGCTACCGGCTCTCCGGCGACAAGCTTGCGGAGTTTGCCGCCGGACGATGATCGTGTGATACTTTACTGTGAAACGTGCACCACCAACTTGCCGAAATTCTTACCTTCCAACAGACCGATAAAGGCTTGAGGGGCATTTTCCAGCCCGTCAACGATATCTTCCCGGTAGCGTAGCGATCCATCGGCAATCCAGCCAGCCGCCTCCCGCTGGAATTGTGAAAATTGATCAGCAAATTCGCGCTGGATAAAGCCACGCACCGTCAGGCTCTTGGTCAGAATATCGCGCATGGTCATCGGCAGACGGTCCGGGCCGGGCGCATCCTCCACAGACTGGTTATACTGGGCGATCAGTCCGCAGACCGGCACACGCGCAAAGCTATTGAGTAGCGGAAACACCGCTTTCCAGACATCACCACCGACATTTTCGAAGTACACGTCGATGCCATCAGGGCAGGCCTGTGACAGTTCCCGAGCAAAATCAGGCGAGCGGTGATCGACAACCGCGTCGAACCCGAGTTCGTTTTTGATAAAAGCGCATTTGTCTGCACCACCGGCAATGCCGACAGCGCGCGCACCTTTGAGACGGGCAATCTGGCCGACCGCAGAGCCGACCGCGCCGCTGGCGGCAGCCACCACCACCGTTTCGCCGGGCTTTGGCTTGCCGATGGTCAGCAATCCCGCATAGGCGGTAAAGCCGGGCATGCCCAGCACGCCGAGGGCAGTGCTGATCGGGGCTGCCGACGGATCGATCTTGCGCAACGTTTCACCCTTGGCAAGCGCATAGCTTTGCCAGCCGGAATGGGAGAGAACAATATCCCCCTCTTGAAAATTACTGTGTCTTGAGCGGAGCACGCGGGCGACTGTGCCGCCCTCCATCACCGCCCCAATCTCAACCGGCTTGGCATAGGATTTTGCGACGCTCATGCGTCCGCGCATATAGGGATCGAGAGACAGATAAAGGATTTGCAGCAGGACCTCGCCATCTTCGGGCTCGCCGACGGAGCCCGTTTCCAGCCGAAAATTATCGGCGACAGGAGCGCCGATTGGACGGGATGCAAGCTGAATTTGAAGGTTTTTTTGATGTGGCATGATGTCTTTCATCTCAGAATTCACATTGGCTTGAGGACACGCTCTCGGCGGTCCTGTCGTCTTCCATGACAAAGTGATATAGCGTCCATCATCAGACGAACAATAGAGGCATGGCCAGCATTGGAACGACGAGCGACATGACAGGCGAGGCACAAATCCTGTTTGACAGCGAGGCGCAACCGGACCCTTTGCAGCCGAAACCGCGGATGCTGGCCTGGGCGCGCAATTCTGCCGCCTATCGCCTTGGCCGCCGGATGATGAGCGAGCGGGAATTGCGCGATGCCGTCTCCCGCAAGGCACGACAGAAATATGAGGGCATCGAGCCCGAGACGGTCGATGCGCTGGCCGCGGAAGCCGTGCGCTTTGGCCGCCAGATGCTGGCGCTGGACGATGATGCCTACGCGCAGATCAAATCGCAATCTGCAGCACGCAGCGGAAAATCCAGACGTGCTATCGCCCAGACCCTGGCGCGCAAGGGTATCGAGAAGGACCTGGTGCAGGCAGCGCTGGAGGATATGGACGACCTGCCCGCCGCCATTCGCTTTGCCCGAAAGCGCGGCTATGGCCCCTTTCGTCGCAGCGATGGCGATGAACGGCAGAGAATGAAGGAAATGGCGGGCATGGCACGCAATGGCTTTGGCTTCGATATGGTGCAACGCGTGCTTGCCATGTCACGCGAAGAGGCGGAAGAGTATTTGTTGCAACAGCCGCTGTAAGCGAAGCTTTCCGGTGGTTCGATCGGCATTTCTTTCAATTCAAGAATTATTCAAGGTTTTTTATGAGCCAACAAGCCAATAATCAGGTTGAAATATACTCCTCCTGTCCAGTGCCTCCGCTTTTTGAGGCCTTGATCTCTCATCGCGCTGTTTGCTTTCGTCACGAGGATTTTACGCCGGAAGCGGCAATTGAACTCGGCGTACCCCTGCCGGAAAGCATGGGAAAGGCGGTCGCCAAGCGCAAGGCGGAATATGTGGGCGGACGGTTCTGTGCCATGGAGGCGATTGCGGCGCAAACCGGCCAGCCTGCGGCACCCGTTACAGCAGGACCACGTGGCGAACCGGTCTGGCCGCCTGGACTGGTCGGCTCGATCACCCATACAAATGGGTTTGCTGCGGCAGCCGTTGCCGATGCGGCCCGATTTCGCAGCCTTGGCATGGATACAGAACAGGTCATGACAGCGCAGGTCATGGGCAATGTCCGAGAGCGGATCTGCGGACCGGAAGACAGGTTTGGGGCCGGTAGCTCTTTTTTGCCGGAACTTCATACCACCCTGGTGTTCTCTGCCAAGGAGAGCCTGTTCAAATGTCTTTATCCATTGGTTGAAAAAATGTTCTGGTTCGAAGATGCGCTGATCCGAATCGATCCTGATCGGGGTGGTCTGTTTACCGCCGAATTGCTGTCACGCCTCCATGTCGAATTTCCGGCGGGAACAGTGATCGAAGGACGCTTTTGCCTGACGCCGGGTCTGGTTCATACCGGCATCAGCCTTGCGAAAGATGAAGCCGTGTTTTAATTTAGCTTTTGCAATAATACCCTAAAAATTACATGGGTTTTGCTTGGTTAATATAATTTTTTACCGGTTGATATGTTTGTAATCTTTTGATTACATCAGAACAGGCTTGCCAAAGCGGATGCGACATAGCACGTTTTCTTCATGAACTTCACTCTGCGATTTCAGCCCCCGATCAGTACCCAGAGCGCGATCAAGCGCAGGGCAATCCTGTCGCATCTTTCCGCTGGGGG is a genomic window containing:
- a CDS encoding NADP-dependent oxidoreductase — encoded protein: MPHQKNLQIQLASRPIGAPVADNFRLETGSVGEPEDGEVLLQILYLSLDPYMRGRMSVAKSYAKPVEIGAVMEGGTVARVLRSRHSNFQEGDIVLSHSGWQSYALAKGETLRKIDPSAAPISTALGVLGMPGFTAYAGLLTIGKPKPGETVVVAAASGAVGSAVGQIARLKGARAVGIAGGADKCAFIKNELGFDAVVDHRSPDFARELSQACPDGIDVYFENVGGDVWKAVFPLLNSFARVPVCGLIAQYNQSVEDAPGPDRLPMTMRDILTKSLTVRGFIQREFADQFSQFQREAAGWIADGSLRYREDIVDGLENAPQAFIGLLEGKNFGKLVVHVSQ
- the recX gene encoding recombination regulator RecX is translated as MTGEAQILFDSEAQPDPLQPKPRMLAWARNSAAYRLGRRMMSERELRDAVSRKARQKYEGIEPETVDALAAEAVRFGRQMLALDDDAYAQIKSQSAARSGKSRRAIAQTLARKGIEKDLVQAALEDMDDLPAAIRFARKRGYGPFRRSDGDERQRMKEMAGMARNGFGFDMVQRVLAMSREEAEEYLLQQPL
- a CDS encoding GNAT family N-acetyltransferase, encoding MDFSIRKARPEDVPVILRFITDLAIFEKAEHEVKATVESLHESLFGEGAVAFAAILEQQATPVGHAIWFYNYSTWQARKGLYLEDLYIDPAHRGGGAGRAMLRYLAKLAVDTGCGRFEWSVLDWNEPAIRVYDSVGAEPQTEWIRYRLSGDKLAEFAAGR
- a CDS encoding 4'-phosphopantetheinyl transferase family protein translates to MISHRAVCFRHEDFTPEAAIELGVPLPESMGKAVAKRKAEYVGGRFCAMEAIAAQTGQPAAPVTAGPRGEPVWPPGLVGSITHTNGFAAAAVADAARFRSLGMDTEQVMTAQVMGNVRERICGPEDRFGAGSSFLPELHTTLVFSAKESLFKCLYPLVEKMFWFEDALIRIDPDRGGLFTAELLSRLHVEFPAGTVIEGRFCLTPGLVHTGISLAKDEAVF